In a single window of the Mobula hypostoma chromosome 29, sMobHyp1.1, whole genome shotgun sequence genome:
- the LOC134339304 gene encoding hepatic lectin-like: MEPSDNYELAEDSFQLGKWNTGYRGPRADLIQGNFFPLIISTLLLVSLLMSAVTLGIVVNLKNSQMTNGSLTKLQGEVSQRKDSIDPAQSLNIWRPFKESEYYFSSTPYLWKEAEQLCESMNSKLVVINNREEQGYIRLNVNHDSWIGLYDIIEEGKWRWVDGTDYASNVKFWANNQPNVNEQFDEDCAVVSENGSWHDWPCDSLHFAICERPAA, from the exons ATGGAGCCAAGTGATAATTATGAACTCGCTGAAGACAGTTTTCAGCTGGGGAAGTGGAATACAG GATATCGTGGTCCACGAGCCGATCTTATCCAAGGAAATTTCTTCCCTTTGATCATCTCCACTCTCCTGCTTGTCTCCCTTTTGATGTCCGCTgtgactcttggcattgtggttAACCTGA AAAACTCTCAAATGACAAATGGCTCACTTaccaaactgcagggtgaagttTCTCAACGGAAAGATA GTATAGATCCTGCCCAGTCGTTAAACATATGGCGACCCTTCAAAGAAAGTGAGTATTATTTTTCGTCAACTCCATACCTTTGGAAAGAAGCGGAGCAACTCTGTGAGTCAATGAACTCCAAACTCGTGGTCATTAACAATCGAGAAGAGCAG GGATATATCCGGCTGAATGTGAATCATGACTCTTGGATTGGACTCTATGACATCATCGAAGAAGGGAAATGGCGCTGGGTAGATGGCACTGATTATGCATCCAATGTCAA ATTCTGGGCAAACAATCAACCCAATGTTAATGAACAATTCGATGAAGACTGTGCCGTGGTCAGCGAAAACGGATCGTGGCACGATTGGCCATGCGATTCTCTGCATTTCGCTATCTGTGAAAGACCAGCAGCCTAA